A segment of the Zavarzinia compransoris genome:
CGGTGGACGAGGCAGCACTCGCCCGGCGCCGTATCGAGGCGGAGAAGCGCGAACAGGAACGCCGGCGCCGCGCCGAGGAACGCGCCCGCCAGCAGGCCGAGGCCCGGGCAAAAGCGGCCGCCGAAGCCGAGGCCCGGGCCGCGGCCGAAGCGGCGGCAGAGGATGCCCGCGCCCGCCAGCGGGCCGAGGCCGAGGCCGCGGAAAAGGCCCGCGCGGCGGAGCGCGACGCCGCCAGCCGCCCCTATCTGCCGATCGAGAAGGAAGCGCCGGACTATCCGCCGCGGGCGCTGGACAAGCGGATCGAGGGCGATTGCACCGTGGTTTACCGCGTGAACGAGCAGGGCCGCGTCGAAGCCCCGGCGGCGCTGGACGATTGCCATCCGCTCTTCGTCAATCCCTCGCTGGCGGCGGCCCGGCGCTTCCGCTACCAGCCGCGCATCGTCGGCGGCCGCGCCGTCGCGGTCGAGGGGGTCAGGAACACCTTCCATTTCCGCATCGAATGACGCCCGGCCGGCGGGCGATATCCGGCTTGTCGGCCGGGCGGGCGCCGGGCCAGAATGGCGCGGTCGCCTTCGAGAAC
Coding sequences within it:
- a CDS encoding energy transducer TonB, with translation MTLPPDRDGRRAAARRNLVAAGLALAGHALVLALLLGAWQPQAPAAPRLRTLTAALVEVRPPAPPAAEPAPPAPEPVLSEPVQSEPVAAPPAPPEVALSAPAVPVPEPVLPEPAPVAPPPDTSAITVPAPPPVDEAALARRRIEAEKREQERRRRAEERARQQAEARAKAAAEAEARAAAEAAAEDARARQRAEAEAAEKARAAERDAASRPYLPIEKEAPDYPPRALDKRIEGDCTVVYRVNEQGRVEAPAALDDCHPLFVNPSLAAARRFRYQPRIVGGRAVAVEGVRNTFHFRIE